In Leisingera methylohalidivorans DSM 14336, a single genomic region encodes these proteins:
- a CDS encoding aa3-type cytochrome c oxidase subunit IV: MAEHQHGTMDTAVQEKVYAGFLTFITRSCIALVIFAVFLAIFAT, from the coding sequence ATGGCTGAACATCAGCACGGCACCATGGACACCGCGGTTCAGGAAAAAGTCTACGCAGGCTTTCTGACTTTCATCACCCGCTCCTGCATTGCTCTGGTCATTTTTGCCGTCTTCCTGGCGATCTTCGCCACCTGA
- a CDS encoding AzlD domain-containing protein, producing the protein MSSIPAPLLWTVILGLAVGSYALRFAFIGFMGGKPIAPWLMRHLRYTAVAIIPALVAPLVVWPAPTDGAPSLMHFAAAAATLAVGYLTRNVLYGLGAGGVSLLLLYLAA; encoded by the coding sequence ATGAGCAGTATTCCCGCCCCGCTTCTCTGGACTGTGATCCTTGGCCTGGCCGTGGGCAGCTATGCCCTGCGGTTCGCCTTCATCGGCTTCATGGGCGGCAAGCCGATTGCGCCCTGGCTGATGCGGCACCTGCGCTATACCGCCGTTGCGATCATCCCGGCGCTGGTGGCACCGCTGGTGGTCTGGCCGGCGCCCACCGATGGCGCCCCCAGCCTGATGCATTTTGCGGCCGCTGCCGCGACCTTGGCGGTGGGTTACCTGACCAGGAACGTGCTGTACGGGCTTGGCGCCGGCGGGGTATCATTGCTGCTGCTGTATCTCGCGGCTTAA
- a CDS encoding YqgE/AlgH family protein has protein sequence MDLTGKLLIAMPGIGDPRFEHSVVFLCSHGDEGAMGLIVNKPADGVALGDLLEQLDMGEEGSAAAALPVRFGGPVETQRGFVLHTPDYESDVSSLKVPGGFSMTATLDILEDIALGQGPEQLLVLLGYAGWGPGQLEAEIAMNGWLTADASPELVFSLADDSKWEASLKTLGVDPLTLSASAGHA, from the coding sequence ATGGATCTGACTGGCAAGCTATTGATTGCAATGCCCGGAATCGGCGACCCAAGGTTTGAGCATTCGGTGGTTTTCCTGTGCTCACATGGAGATGAAGGGGCCATGGGCCTCATCGTCAACAAGCCAGCGGACGGGGTGGCCCTGGGCGATCTGCTGGAGCAGCTGGACATGGGCGAAGAGGGCAGCGCGGCAGCGGCATTACCGGTGCGGTTCGGCGGTCCGGTGGAGACCCAGCGCGGGTTTGTGCTGCACACGCCGGATTACGAATCGGACGTCAGCTCGCTGAAGGTTCCGGGCGGGTTTTCGATGACCGCGACGCTGGACATCCTGGAAGACATCGCCCTGGGGCAGGGACCGGAGCAGCTGCTGGTGCTGCTGGGCTATGCGGGCTGGGGGCCGGGTCAGCTGGAAGCGGAAATTGCGATGAACGGCTGGCTGACGGCCGACGCCAGCCCGGAGCTTGTTTTCAGCCTCGCGGACGACAGCAAATGGGAAGCATCGCTGAAAACGCTTGGGGTCGATCCGCTGACATTGTCAGCCAGCGCAGGCCACGCCTGA
- a CDS encoding L-threonylcarbamoyladenylate synthase, producing the protein MPLHRTEILAATATGIARAAQLLRDGKLVSFPTETVYGLGADARQGAAVAAIYEAKGRPSFNPLIAHVHSAEAGRRYVDWNETAEQLAQAFWPGPLTLVLPLRAGHGISPLVTAGLGTLGLRVPAHPAGQALLQALDGPVAAPSANPSGRISPTTAAHVQAGLDGRIAAILDDGACGVGLESTIVGLAGPAPMLLRPGGLAAEDIEAVLGKKLVMRDVQDPLTAPGQLLSHYAPGAPVRLNAAKAEDGELYLGFGPGGGDLNLSASADLAEAAANLFGHLHRLDALGKPIAVAPVPDHGLGEAINDRLVRAAAPRG; encoded by the coding sequence ATGCCCCTGCACCGCACCGAAATTCTTGCCGCCACGGCAACCGGCATTGCCCGCGCCGCCCAATTGCTGCGGGACGGCAAGCTGGTCTCGTTCCCGACCGAGACGGTCTATGGCCTTGGCGCCGATGCCCGGCAGGGCGCGGCTGTGGCAGCGATCTATGAGGCCAAGGGGCGGCCCTCCTTCAACCCGTTGATCGCGCATGTGCATTCCGCAGAGGCCGGCCGCCGCTATGTGGACTGGAACGAAACGGCTGAGCAGCTGGCCCAGGCCTTCTGGCCCGGTCCGCTGACCCTGGTGCTGCCGCTGCGCGCGGGCCACGGAATATCGCCGCTGGTCACTGCCGGCCTCGGGACTTTGGGCTTGCGCGTGCCAGCGCATCCCGCAGGCCAGGCCCTGCTGCAGGCGCTGGACGGTCCGGTGGCCGCGCCGTCGGCCAATCCTTCGGGCAGGATCAGCCCCACCACCGCGGCCCATGTGCAGGCCGGGCTGGACGGCCGCATCGCCGCGATTCTGGATGACGGCGCCTGCGGGGTCGGGCTGGAATCAACCATTGTCGGGCTCGCAGGCCCGGCGCCGATGCTGCTGCGCCCGGGCGGGCTGGCGGCAGAAGATATCGAGGCCGTGCTGGGCAAAAAGCTGGTAATGCGCGACGTCCAGGACCCGCTGACCGCCCCGGGCCAGCTGCTGTCCCACTACGCCCCGGGCGCGCCGGTCCGGCTGAACGCCGCCAAGGCTGAGGATGGAGAGCTGTATCTTGGGTTCGGCCCGGGAGGAGGCGATCTGAACCTCTCCGCCAGCGCAGACCTGGCCGAGGCCGCCGCCAATCTTTTTGGCCACCTGCACCGTCTGGACGCCCTTGGCAAACCCATCGCGGTGGCGCCGGTTCCGGATCACGGATTGGGCGAAGCCATCAACGACCGGCTTGTCCGCGCCGCCGCGCCCAGGGGTTGA
- a CDS encoding acyl-CoA dehydrogenase, giving the protein MTFRAPVSEYEFLLNHVVGYGAIPATDRFAEATPDVVSAILNEAGKMCDEVMAPLQRNGDLTPAFLENGVLRTSPGFGDGFKAIADGGWIGMSAPEEHGGMGLPLTVATAVNEMMAGACLSLQLAPLMTQGQIEALEHHAPDAIKELYLPKLISGEWSGTMNLTEPQAGSDVGALSSKAEPNGDGTYAVSGQKIFISWGDNDFCGNICHLVLARLPDGVPGTKGISLFLVPKFLPDADGNPGAANDLKVVSLEHKMGLHGSPTCVMQYDGATGWLIGEEHGGMAAMFTMMNNARLGVGGQGVGAGEGAYQHALAYALERKQGKTASGTIADHADVRRMLMEMKADLFASRAILLACAQAIDMQTATGAKDWAARAAFLTPIAKAFGTDTGIRVAETGVQVHGGMGFIEESGAAQYYRDVRVTAIYEGTNGIQSMDLVARKMMDGGEMGFALIDEIEEQAERARTTHPNMAESVWQACESLREATEWLAAQQDMQDRFAGSVPYLRAFARVLGGHYHLAAAMADQGGPREKLARFYITRMLPEHGSLLAHAQAGAAGAFALTLDELAG; this is encoded by the coding sequence ATGACCTTCCGTGCCCCCGTTTCCGAGTATGAGTTTCTGCTGAACCACGTCGTCGGCTATGGCGCCATCCCGGCCACAGACCGCTTTGCAGAGGCAACGCCGGATGTGGTGAGCGCCATCCTTAACGAGGCTGGCAAGATGTGCGACGAGGTGATGGCCCCCTTGCAACGCAACGGGGACCTGACCCCGGCCTTTCTGGAGAACGGCGTGCTGCGGACCTCGCCCGGTTTCGGCGATGGGTTCAAGGCCATCGCCGATGGCGGCTGGATCGGCATGAGCGCGCCAGAGGAACACGGCGGCATGGGGCTGCCGCTGACGGTAGCCACCGCGGTGAACGAAATGATGGCGGGCGCCTGTTTGTCGCTGCAGCTGGCACCGCTGATGACCCAGGGCCAGATCGAGGCGCTGGAGCATCACGCCCCGGATGCGATCAAGGAACTGTATCTGCCCAAACTGATCTCCGGCGAATGGTCCGGCACCATGAACCTGACCGAACCGCAGGCCGGTTCGGACGTGGGTGCGCTCAGCTCCAAGGCCGAGCCGAACGGCGATGGCACCTATGCGGTCAGCGGCCAGAAGATCTTCATCTCCTGGGGCGATAATGATTTCTGCGGCAACATCTGCCATCTGGTGCTGGCGCGGCTGCCGGACGGCGTGCCGGGGACCAAGGGGATTTCCCTGTTTCTGGTGCCGAAATTCCTGCCGGACGCAGATGGCAATCCGGGCGCGGCAAACGATCTGAAGGTCGTCAGCCTCGAGCACAAGATGGGCCTGCACGGCTCCCCCACCTGCGTGATGCAATATGACGGTGCCACCGGCTGGCTGATCGGCGAGGAGCATGGCGGCATGGCAGCCATGTTCACCATGATGAACAACGCGCGCCTCGGCGTCGGCGGCCAGGGCGTGGGGGCAGGCGAAGGCGCCTATCAGCATGCGCTGGCATATGCGCTAGAGCGCAAACAGGGCAAGACTGCCAGCGGCACGATTGCGGACCACGCCGATGTGCGCCGGATGCTGATGGAGATGAAGGCGGACCTGTTTGCCTCCCGCGCAATCCTGCTGGCCTGTGCGCAGGCCATCGACATGCAGACCGCCACCGGTGCAAAGGACTGGGCCGCCCGCGCAGCATTCCTGACGCCGATAGCCAAGGCATTCGGAACCGACACCGGGATCCGGGTGGCAGAGACCGGGGTGCAGGTGCATGGCGGCATGGGCTTCATCGAGGAAAGCGGTGCTGCGCAATATTACCGCGACGTGCGGGTGACCGCGATCTACGAGGGCACCAATGGCATCCAGTCGATGGACCTGGTGGCGCGCAAGATGATGGACGGCGGCGAAATGGGTTTTGCCCTGATCGACGAGATCGAGGAGCAGGCCGAACGCGCCCGCACCACCCATCCGAATATGGCCGAATCCGTCTGGCAGGCCTGTGAAAGCCTGCGCGAAGCCACCGAATGGCTGGCCGCCCAGCAGGACATGCAGGATCGCTTTGCCGGTTCCGTGCCGTATCTGCGGGCCTTCGCCCGGGTGCTGGGCGGCCATTACCATCTGGCGGCAGCGATGGCGGATCAGGGTGGTCCGCGCGAAAAACTGGCGCGGTTCTACATCACCCGGATGCTGCCCGAACATGGCAGCCTGCTGGCCCATGCCCAGGCCGGCGCTGCGGGGGCCTTTGCCCTCACCCTTGATGAACTGGCAGGCTGA
- a CDS encoding MBL fold metallo-hydrolase, with protein MTDIPDVSPRTPWEQPPAQGEAIEVADGVLWMRQPLPMKLDHVNIYALDDGDGWTVIDTGFNTRKSRAIWDSLMAGPLKGKPVTRVVGTHHHPDHIGLAGWFQSQHGAELVTTRTAWLFARMLTLDVQETWPEETLAYYRSAGMDTAFYDKRASDRPFNFADTVYPMPLGFTRIRQGDAIRMGGRDWDVHVGNGHAPEHATFWSRDDNLVITGDQILSTISPNIGVYATEPMADPLGEWLEACERLSKLARPDHLALGGHKLPFTRLPLRMQQLIGNHHGALERLMDHLSVPQTAADCFAPLFKRTIGEGEYGLALVEAVAHVNHLYHTGQVDRWKREDGAWLYQRKG; from the coding sequence GTGACTGACATTCCCGACGTTTCCCCCCGCACCCCGTGGGAACAGCCGCCCGCACAGGGCGAAGCCATCGAAGTGGCCGACGGCGTGCTTTGGATGCGCCAGCCGCTGCCGATGAAGCTCGATCACGTCAATATCTACGCGCTGGATGACGGCGATGGCTGGACGGTGATCGATACCGGCTTCAACACCCGCAAAAGCCGGGCGATCTGGGACAGCCTGATGGCGGGCCCGCTGAAGGGCAAGCCGGTCACCCGCGTTGTCGGCACCCATCACCACCCGGACCACATCGGCCTGGCCGGCTGGTTCCAGTCGCAGCATGGCGCCGAACTGGTCACCACCCGCACCGCCTGGCTGTTCGCCCGCATGCTGACGCTGGATGTGCAGGAGACCTGGCCGGAGGAGACGCTGGCCTATTACCGCAGTGCGGGCATGGACACGGCCTTCTATGACAAACGGGCCAGCGACCGGCCCTTCAACTTTGCCGATACGGTTTATCCGATGCCGCTGGGGTTCACCCGCATCAGGCAGGGGGATGCAATCCGCATGGGGGGGCGCGACTGGGATGTGCACGTCGGCAACGGCCATGCACCGGAACACGCGACCTTCTGGAGCCGCGACGACAATCTGGTGATCACCGGCGATCAGATCCTGTCGACCATCAGCCCCAACATCGGCGTCTATGCGACCGAGCCGATGGCGGATCCCTTGGGCGAATGGCTGGAGGCCTGCGAGCGCCTGTCGAAACTGGCGCGGCCCGATCATCTGGCCTTGGGCGGGCACAAGCTGCCCTTCACCCGGCTGCCCTTGCGGATGCAGCAGCTGATCGGCAATCATCACGGTGCGCTGGAGCGGCTGATGGATCATCTTTCTGTGCCGCAGACAGCCGCCGATTGCTTTGCGCCGCTGTTCAAGCGCACAATCGGCGAAGGCGAGTACGGGCTTGCGCTGGTCGAGGCGGTGGCCCATGTAAATCATCTGTACCACACCGGCCAGGTGGACCGCTGGAAACGCGAAGACGGCGCTTGGCTCTATCAGCGCAAGGGGTGA
- a CDS encoding NUDIX hydrolase, whose translation MSTAASPQRPVLGTIAVVCRRISGRDQVILVQRGKEPNAGWWGFPGGHVEMGETALQAAARELQEETGVIAKPLEYLTNVDVIARGETGAAQRQYLLTVVLCGYISGEPVPDDDAEQAEWIPIAEIETRGLQLLEQVADVARLAQARWRELNR comes from the coding sequence ATGAGCACCGCCGCCAGTCCCCAGCGTCCGGTTCTGGGCACCATTGCCGTGGTCTGCCGCCGCATCAGCGGCCGGGACCAGGTGATTCTGGTGCAGCGCGGCAAGGAGCCGAATGCGGGCTGGTGGGGCTTTCCCGGCGGCCATGTGGAAATGGGGGAGACCGCCCTGCAGGCCGCCGCGCGTGAGCTGCAGGAGGAAACCGGGGTTATTGCCAAGCCGCTGGAGTATCTTACCAATGTCGATGTGATTGCCCGCGGTGAGACTGGCGCGGCACAGCGCCAGTATCTGCTGACCGTGGTCCTGTGCGGCTATATCAGCGGCGAGCCGGTGCCGGATGATGACGCCGAACAGGCCGAGTGGATCCCGATTGCGGAGATCGAAACCCGCGGGCTGCAGCTGCTGGAACAGGTGGCGGACGTGGCCCGGCTGGCTCAGGCCCGCTGGCGGGAGCTGAACCGGTAG
- a CDS encoding DUF6173 family protein, with amino-acid sequence MSDEISTSAEAAEAAVLPCVHEVHADPEACTGLRKIPEKLQKQDAAKSPARWAYERLILYIQNFEQQLDAEHEVAMGFAGGNAGVLRIEGMGYYDPDIITFYGSEGPGGRTQLVQHVSQLNVMLRAVPKAQEKAPANRIGFRLASDLEQA; translated from the coding sequence ATGAGCGACGAGATTTCTACCAGCGCCGAGGCGGCAGAGGCGGCGGTGCTGCCCTGCGTGCACGAGGTTCATGCCGATCCCGAGGCCTGCACAGGCCTGCGCAAGATTCCGGAAAAACTGCAAAAGCAGGACGCGGCCAAAAGCCCGGCGCGCTGGGCCTACGAGCGGCTGATCCTTTATATCCAGAATTTCGAACAGCAGCTGGACGCCGAGCACGAGGTTGCGATGGGCTTTGCCGGCGGCAATGCGGGGGTGCTCCGGATCGAAGGCATGGGCTATTACGATCCCGATATCATCACCTTTTATGGCAGCGAAGGCCCCGGCGGGCGCACCCAGCTGGTGCAGCATGTCAGCCAGCTGAACGTGATGCTGCGGGCGGTGCCCAAAGCACAGGAAAAAGCCCCCGCCAACCGGATCGGCTTCCGGCTCGCTTCGGATTTGGAGCAGGCTTAA
- a CDS encoding efflux RND transporter permease subunit has translation MVRKLPRPARGLFSYFTRHRTAANLLLVIMLVLGAAAMPNMRAQFFPDVIVERVTVTVEWEGAGPEDVDSAIVQVLEPALLAVDGVEETASSSREGWATLTLEFEPGSDMGQATDDVQAAVDGITTLPEEAEEPEVRRGAWRDRVTDVVITGPVGAAQLGLFADELVTRLFEAGVTRTTIRGMAAPETIVEVPTAKLISHDITMREIAAAIAAEVDADPAGDVTGANARVRTGSEKRKPDELEAIVLRTNPDGSVLTIADVAQVRVEGVDRNRSYFVGGHPAMSIRVDRSDQGNAIRLQGKVQEVVAEMQASLPQGVTAQLIRTRAEHITNRLDILVDNGLMGLGLVLCLLFLFLNTRIAFWVAMGIPASMFAAVALMYAAGITINMVSLFGLIITLGIVVDDAIVVGEHADFRVRRLGESPVQAAENAARRMAMPVFAATLTTIIAFFGLTLVGGRFGELIRDIPFTVIAVLAASLVECFLILPNHLAHALTHAQARHWYDWPNRMVNRGFRWLRDNAFRPFMGWVVQARYAVLAGALAVLASQAALFISGDVQWRFFNAPERGSVTGNFAMVEGASRRDTLAMMQEMQRATEALGAEYATRYGRNPLNFVMAEIGGNAGRGLGGVEAKDTDLLGGISIELIDADLRPYSSFAFVAELQERVARHPMAETVSFRSWRSGPGGDALDVQFSGPSVQVLKDASEDLKTALLRFPEVSAVEDNLAYDKEEVILDLTPQGQALNFTIGSLGQALRARLNGIEAATYPDGPRSAKIRVELPENELTADFLERTLMRAPSGIYVPLGDIVSVTQRTGFSTVRRENGIRVISVSGDISEDDPARAEAVMQALQEEILPKIASERQVEWTLSGLAEQEQTFLQEAGTGLILCLTGIYLVLSWIFASWTRPLVVMAIIPFGLVGTIWGHYMWEVPLSMFTVVGLLGMTGIIINDSIVLVTTIDQYAEDRGLVPSIIDAAADRLRPVMLTTMTTVLGLAPLLFERSQQAQFLKPTVITLVYGLGFGMFLVLLVVPALVAMQRDLSRPMTSLRRALRRGAGGLRWLVLGTALAQLGWLVLTLGWAMATGVLHPVLRAMPALAAMEPVRAGLLACIAGALVLALLAYLAGGIAYRFSSRQRA, from the coding sequence ATGGTCCGCAAGCTCCCCCGGCCGGCCCGCGGGCTGTTCAGTTACTTCACCCGCCACCGCACCGCCGCGAATCTGCTGCTGGTGATCATGCTGGTGCTGGGCGCCGCAGCGATGCCCAACATGCGGGCGCAGTTCTTCCCGGATGTGATTGTCGAACGCGTCACCGTCACTGTCGAATGGGAGGGTGCGGGCCCCGAGGACGTGGACAGCGCCATCGTGCAGGTTCTGGAACCGGCGCTCCTGGCCGTGGACGGTGTGGAGGAGACCGCCTCCAGCTCGCGTGAAGGATGGGCAACGCTGACCCTGGAGTTTGAGCCCGGCTCGGACATGGGGCAGGCCACCGATGATGTGCAGGCAGCGGTCGACGGCATCACCACATTGCCGGAGGAGGCAGAGGAGCCGGAAGTGCGCCGCGGCGCCTGGCGCGACCGGGTGACCGATGTGGTGATCACCGGGCCGGTCGGGGCGGCGCAGCTGGGCCTTTTCGCGGATGAACTGGTCACCCGCCTGTTCGAGGCCGGCGTCACCCGGACCACCATCCGCGGTATGGCGGCGCCGGAGACCATCGTCGAGGTGCCCACCGCCAAGCTGATCAGCCATGACATCACCATGCGCGAGATCGCCGCGGCCATTGCCGCCGAGGTGGACGCCGACCCCGCAGGCGATGTGACCGGCGCCAACGCGCGGGTCCGCACCGGCAGCGAGAAACGCAAACCCGATGAGCTGGAGGCGATTGTTCTGCGCACCAATCCCGACGGCTCGGTGCTGACCATCGCGGATGTGGCACAGGTGCGGGTGGAGGGGGTGGACCGCAACCGCTCTTATTTCGTCGGCGGGCATCCGGCGATGTCGATCCGGGTTGACCGTTCGGACCAGGGCAATGCCATCCGTCTGCAGGGCAAGGTCCAGGAGGTGGTTGCGGAAATGCAGGCCAGCCTGCCGCAGGGGGTGACAGCACAGCTGATCCGCACCCGGGCCGAGCACATCACCAACAGGCTGGATATCCTGGTCGACAACGGGCTGATGGGGCTCGGCCTGGTGCTGTGCCTGCTGTTCCTGTTTCTCAACACCCGCATTGCCTTCTGGGTGGCAATGGGCATCCCCGCCTCGATGTTTGCTGCCGTGGCGCTGATGTATGCTGCCGGGATCACCATCAATATGGTCAGCCTGTTCGGCCTGATCATCACCTTGGGGATCGTGGTGGACGATGCCATCGTGGTGGGTGAACACGCCGATTTCCGGGTGCGGCGGCTTGGCGAAAGCCCGGTTCAGGCCGCCGAGAACGCGGCCCGGCGTATGGCGATGCCGGTCTTTGCGGCAACGCTGACCACCATCATCGCCTTCTTTGGCCTGACCCTTGTTGGGGGGCGTTTTGGCGAGCTGATCCGCGACATCCCGTTCACCGTCATCGCCGTGCTGGCGGCCTCGCTGGTGGAATGTTTTCTGATCCTGCCCAACCACTTGGCCCATGCGCTGACCCATGCTCAGGCGCGGCATTGGTATGACTGGCCGAACCGGATGGTGAACCGCGGCTTCCGCTGGTTGCGCGACAACGCGTTCCGGCCGTTCATGGGCTGGGTGGTCCAGGCCCGCTATGCTGTGCTGGCCGGGGCGTTAGCAGTCCTGGCAAGCCAGGCGGCGCTGTTCATCAGCGGCGATGTGCAGTGGCGCTTTTTCAACGCGCCTGAACGCGGCTCGGTGACTGGCAATTTCGCCATGGTGGAGGGCGCCAGCCGCAGAGACACCCTGGCGATGATGCAGGAAATGCAACGCGCGACCGAGGCGCTGGGCGCGGAATATGCCACCCGCTATGGCCGCAACCCGCTGAATTTTGTCATGGCCGAGATCGGCGGCAATGCCGGCCGCGGCCTGGGCGGGGTTGAGGCCAAGGACACAGATCTGCTGGGCGGGATCTCGATTGAATTGATCGACGCCGACCTGCGCCCCTATTCCAGCTTTGCCTTTGTCGCTGAGCTGCAGGAGCGGGTGGCACGGCATCCGATGGCCGAGACGGTGTCATTCCGCAGCTGGCGTTCCGGGCCGGGCGGGGATGCGCTTGACGTGCAATTCTCCGGCCCCAGCGTGCAGGTGCTGAAGGATGCCTCGGAAGATCTGAAAACCGCGCTGCTGCGCTTTCCCGAGGTTTCAGCCGTCGAGGACAATCTGGCGTACGACAAGGAGGAGGTGATCCTCGACCTCACGCCCCAGGGGCAGGCGCTGAATTTCACCATCGGCAGCCTTGGCCAGGCACTGCGCGCGCGGCTGAATGGAATTGAGGCAGCCACCTATCCGGACGGACCGCGCAGCGCCAAGATCCGGGTGGAGCTGCCCGAAAATGAGCTGACCGCCGACTTCCTGGAGCGCACGCTGATGCGGGCGCCCAGCGGCATCTACGTGCCGCTGGGCGATATCGTCTCGGTCACCCAGCGCACCGGCTTTTCCACCGTGCGGCGGGAAAACGGCATCCGGGTGATCAGTGTCTCGGGTGACATCTCCGAGGACGATCCCGCCCGGGCCGAAGCGGTGATGCAAGCGCTTCAGGAAGAAATCCTGCCGAAGATCGCCAGCGAGCGGCAGGTGGAATGGACCCTGTCGGGCCTTGCAGAGCAGGAGCAGACTTTTCTGCAGGAGGCAGGCACCGGGCTGATCCTGTGCCTGACGGGGATTTACCTGGTGCTGTCCTGGATCTTTGCCAGCTGGACCCGGCCCCTGGTGGTAATGGCGATCATTCCCTTCGGCCTCGTCGGCACGATTTGGGGCCATTACATGTGGGAGGTGCCGCTGAGCATGTTCACGGTGGTGGGTCTTTTGGGGATGACCGGAATCATCATCAACGATTCCATCGTGCTGGTGACCACCATCGACCAGTATGCCGAGGACCGCGGGCTGGTGCCGTCGATCATCGACGCGGCGGCGGACCGGCTGCGGCCGGTGATGCTGACCACGATGACCACGGTGCTGGGTCTGGCGCCCCTGCTGTTCGAGCGCTCGCAACAGGCGCAGTTCCTGAAACCGACGGTGATCACGCTCGTCTATGGCCTTGGGTTCGGCATGTTCCTGGTTCTGCTTGTGGTGCCTGCACTGGTGGCCATGCAGCGGGACCTGTCGCGCCCGATGACGTCGCTGCGCCGGGCCTTGCGGCGCGGCGCCGGGGGGCTGCGCTGGCTGGTTCTGGGCACCGCGCTGGCTCAGCTTGGCTGGCTGGTGCTGACGCTGGGCTGGGCGATGGCCACCGGCGTGCTGCATCCGGTGCTGCGGGCGATGCCTGCGCTGGCGGCGATGGAGCCGGTGCGCGCCGGGCTGCTGGCCTGCATCGCGGGGGCACTGGTTCTGGCGCTGCTGGCCTATCTGGCCGGTGGCATTGCCTACCGGTTCAGCTCCCGCCAGCGGGCCTGA
- a CDS encoding AzlC family ABC transporter permease → MAITTTKSAFWKGFRDSAPFIFMASPFGFLFGVLAAEAGLIVPEAFAFSLAVFAGAAQFTALQLMQENAPLIIILISALAVNLRMAMYSASLTPYLGDAPMWQRALAAYFMVDQSYALSIVKFETEPELTAPQRMAYFLGTNGIVAPAWVIATAFGALVGTRIPDSWGVDFVLPLAFLAMIGPMLRTPAHIAACFVAVATALPAAALPYNLGLIVAGIAGMIAGAQAELWLERQKTKSEAAQ, encoded by the coding sequence ATGGCAATCACCACCACCAAATCGGCCTTCTGGAAGGGGTTTCGCGACAGCGCCCCTTTTATCTTCATGGCCTCGCCCTTCGGCTTTCTGTTCGGGGTGCTGGCGGCCGAGGCCGGGCTGATCGTGCCCGAAGCCTTTGCGTTTTCATTGGCGGTCTTTGCCGGCGCCGCCCAGTTCACCGCGCTGCAGCTGATGCAGGAGAACGCGCCGCTGATCATCATCCTGATCTCGGCGCTGGCGGTGAACCTGCGGATGGCGATGTATTCGGCGTCGCTGACGCCTTACCTGGGCGATGCGCCGATGTGGCAGCGGGCGCTGGCCGCCTATTTCATGGTGGATCAGTCCTATGCGCTGTCAATCGTCAAATTCGAGACTGAGCCGGAACTGACCGCACCGCAGCGGATGGCCTATTTTCTTGGCACCAATGGCATTGTGGCCCCGGCCTGGGTGATCGCCACCGCATTTGGCGCGCTGGTCGGCACCCGGATCCCTGACAGCTGGGGTGTTGATTTCGTGCTGCCGCTGGCGTTCCTGGCGATGATCGGCCCGATGCTGCGCACGCCGGCCCATATCGCCGCCTGTTTCGTCGCCGTGGCCACCGCCCTGCCCGCCGCAGCCCTGCCCTATAACCTGGGGCTGATTGTGGCCGGCATTGCCGGCATGATTGCCGGTGCCCAGGCGGAGCTGTGGCTGGAGCGGCAGAAAACCAAGTCGGAGGCCGCGCAATGA
- a CDS encoding protein-disulfide reductase DsbD domain-containing protein, with amino-acid sequence MRPKLNRPLAALAVLLAAASGAPALTGAADGGIVQIEVLDGGRTPRGTYMGALRIKLQPGWKTYWRAPGDAGIAPSFSWRGARNVGGLSITWPAPEVFQTSGYRTIGYHGQLVLPLEITPETPGKPVRLKGRMQLGVCKDVCVPAELSFDHQLDSTAGRNPAIAAAMASRPWSAKEAGVRHAVCSLRPSEYGMKVTARISMPSAGGKEVAVIEPGNPKLFAGETTTRREGGLLVAETEFLPADDNAYAIDRSQLRITVLGQNHAVDIQGCSAG; translated from the coding sequence ATGAGACCGAAGCTGAACAGACCCCTGGCCGCCCTGGCGGTTTTGCTTGCCGCGGCATCAGGCGCCCCGGCCCTCACCGGCGCTGCTGACGGCGGGATCGTGCAGATTGAAGTGCTGGACGGCGGCAGGACCCCGCGCGGCACCTATATGGGGGCGCTGCGGATCAAGCTGCAGCCGGGCTGGAAGACATATTGGCGCGCGCCCGGCGACGCCGGCATTGCGCCCAGCTTCTCCTGGCGCGGCGCGCGCAATGTGGGCGGGCTGTCGATCACCTGGCCCGCACCCGAAGTTTTTCAGACCTCCGGCTACCGCACCATCGGCTATCACGGCCAGCTGGTGCTGCCGCTGGAAATCACCCCGGAAACGCCGGGCAAGCCGGTGCGCCTGAAAGGCCGGATGCAGCTGGGTGTCTGCAAAGACGTCTGCGTGCCGGCCGAGCTGAGCTTTGACCACCAGCTGGACAGCACCGCAGGCCGCAACCCGGCGATTGCCGCTGCGATGGCCAGCCGCCCCTGGTCGGCCAAGGAAGCCGGTGTGCGCCATGCCGTCTGCAGCCTGCGCCCGTCCGAATACGGCATGAAGGTCACGGCCCGCATCTCGATGCCTTCTGCCGGCGGCAAGGAGGTTGCGGTGATCGAACCGGGCAATCCCAAGCTGTTTGCCGGTGAGACCACCACGCGGCGCGAAGGCGGGCTGCTGGTGGCTGAAACCGAATTCCTGCCTGCCGATGACAATGCCTATGCCATTGACCGCTCGCAACTGCGGATCACGGTGCTGGGGCAGAACCACGCGGTGGACATCCAGGGCTGCAGCGCCGGATGA